A window of the Puniceicoccus vermicola genome harbors these coding sequences:
- a CDS encoding glycoside hydrolase family 2 protein has translation MKDKKRNSAKDAGYLQLNDRPSYSLDGKWGFFADNMGAFGLKRSRNVFEGLNPKLDNRAIEYDVDAFSEISVPGDWNTQEKEYLLFEGFGWYAKRVKLTAKELEAWQNEGRVFLRLDGVNYAVDVWWNGEPIGSAEMPFLPLSFEINPEKLKEENLLVIRVDARRLAHRIPSERYDWFNYGGLIRSVRLVSTPQTFIREASYHQTQILEMNRSGATVEGKCSLFIDGGEDLSECMLRIEIPEIGFFREKKVTKRGMRLKLKDLAVELWEPGSPRLYQAQVTLLKGGEVMDSIAQKIGFKQVEWEGTELRVNRKPFYLKGIALHEERLGAQGGKPRSPRDIRKLIDLAQETGCNFLRLAHYPYDEQWLEECDERGLLVWDEIPVYWEITYKDERTKRLIYDLAVRMVEGSRGHPCILCHALANETWDRPGRKSTMGQAFRAIKKMDPGIPSTAAFNAPYSGKAYDVESVDHSIYEFVDVVGLNEYGGWYSPPLQELPEANIVVGSKPLFVTEFGAAGPLGVSGKEDELWNLDSQKAIYEEQIALFGRCRELSGWTPWALKDFRSTLRANGFQKGWNRKGLVGPNGEKKPVFEVVTREFSQKETFPEKA, from the coding sequence ATGAAAGATAAAAAACGCAATTCCGCCAAAGACGCGGGTTACCTCCAATTGAATGACCGGCCGAGCTATTCGCTGGATGGTAAATGGGGATTTTTCGCGGATAATATGGGAGCCTTTGGCCTCAAGAGGAGCCGAAACGTTTTCGAAGGGTTGAATCCCAAACTCGACAACCGAGCCATCGAGTACGACGTAGATGCCTTTTCCGAGATCTCGGTCCCCGGAGATTGGAATACGCAGGAAAAGGAGTATCTCTTATTTGAGGGATTCGGCTGGTATGCCAAGCGGGTGAAGCTGACCGCTAAGGAGCTTGAAGCTTGGCAGAATGAGGGACGAGTCTTTCTTCGGCTGGATGGAGTGAATTACGCCGTCGATGTTTGGTGGAATGGGGAGCCGATCGGTTCTGCTGAGATGCCGTTTCTGCCACTTTCGTTCGAAATCAATCCAGAGAAGCTGAAAGAAGAAAATTTGCTGGTGATCCGAGTGGACGCCCGACGCCTGGCGCATCGAATCCCCTCCGAGCGCTACGACTGGTTTAATTACGGCGGACTGATTCGGTCCGTCCGGTTGGTCTCCACCCCGCAGACGTTTATTCGTGAGGCTTCCTATCATCAAACCCAAATCTTGGAGATGAATCGCTCCGGTGCGACTGTCGAGGGTAAGTGTTCGCTTTTCATCGACGGAGGGGAGGACCTATCAGAGTGCATGCTCAGGATCGAGATTCCTGAAATTGGTTTCTTTCGTGAGAAGAAGGTAACCAAGCGCGGGATGCGGCTGAAGTTGAAGGATCTCGCGGTTGAACTATGGGAGCCCGGCTCCCCACGCCTGTATCAGGCTCAGGTGACGCTCCTGAAAGGAGGCGAGGTGATGGATTCAATTGCGCAAAAAATTGGGTTTAAGCAGGTAGAGTGGGAGGGCACGGAGCTACGAGTGAACCGCAAACCTTTCTATCTGAAAGGAATCGCACTGCATGAAGAAAGGCTCGGTGCGCAAGGAGGCAAACCGCGCAGCCCGCGGGATATTCGTAAACTCATCGATTTGGCACAGGAAACGGGCTGCAATTTCCTGCGTCTCGCTCACTATCCTTACGACGAGCAATGGCTCGAGGAGTGTGACGAGCGGGGGCTTCTCGTTTGGGATGAGATTCCCGTTTATTGGGAGATCACTTACAAAGATGAGAGGACGAAGAGGTTGATCTATGATCTGGCTGTGCGGATGGTGGAGGGGAGCCGAGGGCATCCTTGTATCCTCTGCCATGCCTTGGCCAACGAGACTTGGGATCGGCCGGGGCGCAAGTCGACGATGGGGCAAGCCTTTCGGGCAATTAAGAAAATGGATCCGGGAATTCCCAGTACGGCCGCCTTCAATGCTCCCTATTCTGGGAAAGCCTATGATGTGGAATCAGTCGACCACTCGATCTACGAGTTTGTCGATGTAGTGGGCCTGAATGAATATGGGGGCTGGTATAGTCCCCCCCTGCAGGAACTTCCCGAGGCGAATATTGTCGTGGGAAGTAAGCCTCTCTTCGTGACGGAATTTGGAGCGGCAGGACCGCTCGGAGTCTCGGGAAAAGAGGACGAACTTTGGAATCTGGATAGTCAGAAAGCCATTTACGAAGAGCAGATCGCGCTTTTCGGACGCTGCCGTGAGCTCAGCGGTTGGACTCCGTGGGCCCTTAAGGATTTCCGGAGCACTCTGCGGGCGAATGGGTTCCAGAAGGGTTGGAATCGAAAGGGGCTGGTTGGACCGAATGGTGAAAAAAAGCCGGTCTTTGAGGTCGTGACTCGGGAGTTTTCTCAGAAAGAAACCTTTCCTGAGAAAGCATAA
- a CDS encoding DUF4886 domain-containing protein: protein MSSNASPDCSILFRLLRPFVKVSFRSSSAAVASVLLLAVLVSSVSAEGDDGKIRILGVGNSFTRNAMRFLPQIVASEPSVEADVAYAYIGGCPLDKHVKLAEAHEANPEDGKKYSYNMNGKTIQKNVSLKEMLQDGIWDYVTIQQVSTKSYKIETYYPYAEKLIDYIHQYAPDAEIVIHETWPHSIDSYRYTDWGLDPKEMYEKLHAAYTQVAEEYGLKLIPVGTAFQNAKESPVWDYEATDIDVKTLVYPEDKDNLPDQSKSLHNVFFWRKNKEGEWYVGNDGFHANQNGEYLGGLIWNEFFFGIDPTTVTFAPKGMTEEQKTSLQEIAKETVSEFVTVSAEVAAP from the coding sequence ATGTCATCGAACGCTTCTCCTGATTGTTCCATTCTGTTTCGCCTACTCAGACCTTTCGTGAAGGTTTCGTTCCGTTCTTCGAGTGCGGCGGTCGCGTCTGTTCTTCTCCTGGCGGTGCTCGTATCTTCCGTCAGTGCCGAAGGGGATGACGGAAAGATCCGGATCCTCGGGGTCGGGAACAGTTTTACTCGCAATGCGATGCGGTTCCTTCCTCAGATCGTCGCTTCGGAGCCGTCGGTCGAGGCCGATGTCGCTTATGCCTACATCGGCGGGTGCCCTTTGGATAAACACGTGAAATTGGCCGAAGCGCATGAAGCCAATCCCGAAGATGGGAAGAAGTATTCTTACAACATGAATGGGAAAACGATCCAGAAGAACGTTTCCCTGAAGGAAATGTTGCAGGACGGCATTTGGGACTATGTGACCATCCAGCAGGTCAGCACCAAGAGCTACAAGATCGAGACTTACTATCCATACGCGGAAAAGCTGATTGATTACATCCATCAGTATGCACCGGACGCCGAGATCGTCATTCACGAGACTTGGCCGCACAGCATCGATAGTTATCGGTATACGGATTGGGGGCTCGATCCAAAAGAGATGTACGAAAAGCTCCATGCCGCTTATACCCAGGTTGCGGAGGAATATGGATTGAAGCTCATTCCGGTGGGAACGGCTTTTCAGAATGCCAAGGAATCACCCGTCTGGGATTATGAAGCGACCGATATCGATGTGAAAACGTTGGTCTATCCCGAGGATAAGGACAACCTTCCAGACCAGAGCAAGAGTCTTCACAATGTTTTCTTTTGGAGAAAGAATAAGGAAGGGGAGTGGTATGTCGGAAATGATGGTTTTCACGCCAATCAGAATGGTGAATATCTCGGTGGACTCATTTGGAATGAGTTCTTCTTCGGTATCGATCCAACTACTGTGACTTTTGCGCCCAAAGGCATGACCGAAGAGCAAAAGACCTCCCTTCAGGAAATTGCCAAGGAAACGGTCTCCGAGTTTGTCACGGTCAGCGCTGAAGTTGCCGCTCCCTAG